One segment of Xanthomonas oryzae pv. oryzae DNA contains the following:
- a CDS encoding DUF1868 domain-containing protein — MSSFLDTRITRRHLMAAAGTSLLTSSIPALAKTPPPPDVGYKFWGSRRPMPFAGNTFLGHLEQQGDGYDSFDRVLNIYRELPEQRFANKFALLPPSSYHVTLLGGVNESDRAHGPWPSDLERDHALADINADYLLRVKERATPPLGACRFLVNPTAAKTGANNNLLIPLKPADTQTAQRLETARQALMQLTRLQRPDYINFQFHISLAYLCDTLDAAEQTAYRTAVGGWLTRLAAAGPITVPRFHFCTFDDMYAFRTMHEV; from the coding sequence ATGTCGTCGTTTCTGGACACACGCATCACTCGTCGTCACCTGATGGCTGCCGCCGGCACCTCGCTGCTGACCAGCAGCATCCCCGCACTGGCCAAGACGCCGCCACCGCCGGATGTTGGCTACAAGTTTTGGGGTTCGCGGCGGCCGATGCCGTTTGCCGGCAATACCTTCTTGGGTCATCTAGAGCAACAGGGCGATGGCTACGACAGCTTCGACCGCGTGCTGAACATCTACCGCGAACTGCCCGAACAGCGCTTCGCCAACAAATTCGCGTTGCTGCCGCCGAGCAGCTACCACGTGACCTTGTTGGGCGGGGTCAATGAGAGCGACCGTGCGCATGGGCCATGGCCGAGCGATCTGGAGCGCGACCATGCTTTGGCGGACATCAACGCCGACTATCTGTTGCGAGTGAAAGAACGCGCTACGCCGCCGCTGGGCGCCTGCCGCTTCCTGGTCAACCCGACGGCGGCCAAGACCGGCGCTAACAACAATCTGCTGATTCCGTTAAAACCGGCGGACACACAAACCGCGCAGCGCCTGGAAACTGCACGCCAGGCGCTGATGCAACTGACACGCTTGCAGCGCCCCGACTACATCAACTTCCAGTTTCATATTTCGCTGGCCTACCTGTGCGATACGCTCGATGCAGCAGAACAAACGGCGTATCGCACGGCGGTGGGCGGCTGGCTCACACGGCTGGCAGCAGCGGGGCCGATCACAGTGCCGCGTTTCCATTTTTGTACGTTCGACGACATGTATGCATTTCGCACGATGCATGAGGTCTGA
- a CDS encoding TonB-dependent receptor: MRLLHPHSRPRCPALHCPPHPHALSLALGLALLGWLPSHAIAAEPSAGADAHTLDAVQVLSSFQSQNTRAIATKQAASTIVDSVAADSIGQLPDFNVGDAVRRVTGVSTVEYQGEPRYVTVRGLNGNYNSMLIDGFAFASNDIGSRQALMDVLPANFVDRIDVVKSLLPENDGGAIGGVTNLVTATGFARPDGLLTASAKGGANLMGSRYGGRTPVGEGELKWGKRFGHDGEFAFLGAASVWRRDISVPQQENGSALNWYNADGTRAPVAYGGTGAAVPSERRWYNYDNSRERSGVTARVDWQPEGPLSGHVSGYTFRQHEASDRNTQAAQVQSSARLTRSGPQSGTLDNLNQLVELGQLRWKRGLSGINGELLAELPAQWRGALRASTSRATVDNPQTWDRFQQNHLAYGFDWSGTLPAFTALNPALADNPSRYANFNHQQERTAYAERVSDLQLELRRNMDEDSRGLGLAWGLRQVRTHMQTAFQRTTWSGLPYSLADVLGDPTCALGCNAPMLTIDPDLADARWDAASGQARGVVDTTAQNSGTYSVDEQVRAGFAQAQWRGERWRLAGGVRLEQTRFGSSGQQLSGTVWSPVSAQRSYRNWLPSLAGQLQTSANGTLRFGASRSTGRPRLDQMALNGGVLTLSSTPPTLNQGNPDLQPRRSQNLDLGHDWTFDDGGSLLSIALFHKTIDDEIFRYGQLQTIDGQQVLVTQPRNTDRPVRMRGAELGAIKELGPWLPALAGLSVGANITFLDVQYPVVLGDGSRTTLSVLPQQPKQLWNLTLNYARGPLRSTLAWSRTGELWDDRYPNYSNQQEFYRNRYQQPLDRLDLKLAWDLSPAVAVSLDVLNLAGQGYEYHIGRHQEYVQSAWKMAPTVMLGINVKL, translated from the coding sequence ATGCGCTTGTTGCATCCCCATTCCCGCCCCCGTTGCCCCGCCCTGCATTGCCCACCGCATCCGCATGCGTTGTCGCTTGCGCTGGGCCTGGCCTTGCTCGGCTGGCTTCCCTCTCACGCCATCGCTGCCGAGCCCTCAGCCGGAGCCGACGCGCACACTCTGGACGCGGTGCAGGTGCTCAGCTCGTTCCAGTCGCAGAACACCCGTGCCATCGCCACCAAGCAGGCCGCGTCCACCATCGTGGATTCGGTCGCCGCCGACAGCATCGGGCAATTGCCGGACTTCAACGTGGGCGATGCGGTGCGCCGGGTCACCGGCGTGAGCACGGTCGAGTATCAGGGCGAACCACGCTATGTGACGGTGCGCGGCCTCAACGGCAACTACAACAGCATGCTGATCGACGGCTTTGCGTTTGCCAGTAACGACATCGGTAGCCGCCAGGCGCTTATGGATGTGCTGCCGGCGAATTTTGTCGACCGCATCGACGTGGTGAAGTCGTTGCTGCCGGAAAACGATGGCGGCGCGATCGGTGGCGTCACCAATCTGGTCACCGCGACCGGCTTTGCTCGCCCCGATGGCCTGCTGACCGCCTCGGCCAAGGGCGGCGCCAACCTCATGGGGAGCCGCTATGGCGGACGCACGCCGGTGGGCGAGGGCGAGCTGAAGTGGGGCAAGCGCTTCGGGCATGACGGTGAGTTTGCGTTTCTGGGTGCGGCCAGCGTCTGGCGCCGTGACATTTCGGTGCCGCAGCAGGAAAACGGCAGTGCCCTGAACTGGTACAACGCCGATGGCACGCGTGCGCCGGTGGCCTATGGCGGCACCGGCGCTGCGGTGCCCAGCGAGCGGCGCTGGTACAACTACGACAACAGCCGCGAACGCAGCGGCGTGACCGCGCGCGTGGATTGGCAGCCGGAGGGTCCGCTCAGCGGGCACGTGTCTGGCTACACATTCCGCCAGCACGAAGCCTCCGACCGTAATACGCAGGCCGCCCAGGTGCAAAGCAGCGCGCGCCTGACCCGCAGCGGCCCGCAAAGCGGCACGCTGGATAACCTCAACCAGCTCGTCGAGTTGGGGCAACTGCGCTGGAAGCGCGGGCTGTCCGGCATCAACGGCGAACTGCTGGCCGAGCTGCCCGCCCAGTGGCGCGGCGCGCTGCGGGCAAGCACCTCGCGCGCCACGGTGGACAACCCGCAGACCTGGGACCGCTTCCAGCAAAACCACCTGGCCTACGGCTTCGATTGGAGCGGCACCCTGCCGGCATTCACGGCCTTGAACCCCGCACTGGCCGACAACCCGAGCCGCTACGCCAACTTCAACCACCAGCAGGAACGCACGGCCTACGCCGAGCGGGTGAGCGACCTGCAACTGGAGCTACGTCGCAACATGGACGAAGACAGCCGGGGGCTGGGACTGGCCTGGGGCCTGCGACAGGTGCGCACGCACATGCAGACCGCGTTCCAGCGCACGACCTGGAGCGGGTTGCCCTATTCGCTGGCCGATGTGCTGGGCGATCCCACCTGCGCCCTGGGTTGCAACGCGCCCATGTTGACCATCGACCCGGACCTGGCAGACGCCCGCTGGGATGCGGCGTCCGGCCAGGCGCGCGGCGTGGTGGACACCACCGCGCAGAACAGCGGCACTTACAGCGTGGATGAGCAGGTGCGCGCCGGCTTCGCCCAGGCGCAGTGGCGCGGCGAGCGCTGGCGTTTGGCCGGCGGTGTACGCCTGGAGCAGACCCGCTTCGGAAGCAGCGGCCAGCAACTGAGCGGAACCGTCTGGAGCCCGGTCAGCGCGCAGCGCAGCTACCGCAACTGGTTGCCATCGCTGGCCGGCCAGCTGCAGACCAGCGCCAACGGTACCTTGCGCTTTGGCGCCTCGCGCTCGACCGGGCGACCGCGCCTGGATCAGATGGCGTTGAACGGCGGCGTGCTCACGCTGAGCAGCACCCCGCCCACGCTCAACCAGGGCAACCCGGACCTGCAGCCGCGCCGCTCGCAGAATCTGGACCTTGGCCACGACTGGACCTTTGACGATGGCGGCAGCTTGCTGTCGATCGCGCTGTTCCACAAGACCATCGACGATGAGATTTTCCGTTACGGCCAGTTGCAGACCATCGACGGCCAGCAGGTGCTGGTCACCCAACCGCGCAATACCGACCGGCCGGTCCGCATGCGCGGCGCCGAACTCGGCGCGATCAAGGAACTGGGCCCGTGGCTGCCCGCGCTTGCTGGGCTGTCGGTCGGTGCCAATATCACCTTCCTTGACGTGCAGTACCCGGTGGTCCTGGGCGATGGCAGCCGCACCACCTTATCGGTGCTGCCGCAGCAGCCCAAGCAGTTATGGAATCTGACCCTGAATTACGCCCGTGGGCCGCTGCGCAGCACCCTGGCCTGGAGCCGTACCGGCGAGCTGTGGGATGACCGCTACCCCAACTACAGCAACCAGCAGGAGTTCTATCGCAACCGCTACCAGCAACCACTGGACCGTCTCGATCTGAAACTGGCCTGGGACCTCTCGCCCGCGGTGGCGGTGAGCCTGGACGTGCTCAATCTGGCCGGCCAGGGCTACGAATACCACATCGGCCGGCACCAGGAATACGTGCAATCGGCCTGGAAAATGGCACCCACCGTGATGCTCGGCATCAACGTCAAACTCTGA